A genomic window from Periweissella cryptocerci includes:
- a CDS encoding DUF916 and DUF3324 domain-containing protein, protein MKRGQVVKAFKALVISLVAVVAVFVGNAVTQVQAAGLDFSVETPMPSNQIKGENSYYNLLMASGKSQTLKARLINKSSSPVKVDISAQTAITNTNGVIDYASKTTNTEKSLQYSLQEIVKVPKQVTIPANGKITVPIQIHMPTGKLKGVMAGGIMFRQVNEGATAQSKDSVAIVNQYAFTTALLIRQSEKLYQPNLVLTGINANQINLRNVISLNFVNNQPAFLNHLEINSKITKQNSDKAVYNTRVQGMQMAPNTKFAFPIRLEDKKLVAGAYTAHIVAYGMPAKDGKYRDADGQKYAAKWTFTKNFVITQDKANDLNRKSVATAHYPWWLYALVAAVVVLIVSLSIAVVLLLKRNKKN, encoded by the coding sequence ATGAAAAGAGGTCAGGTAGTGAAAGCTTTTAAAGCACTAGTAATTAGTTTAGTAGCAGTGGTGGCAGTATTTGTAGGCAATGCGGTAACGCAGGTGCAAGCAGCGGGACTGGATTTTTCAGTCGAAACTCCCATGCCAAGTAATCAAATTAAAGGTGAAAATTCCTACTATAATTTGTTAATGGCATCTGGTAAGAGCCAAACGCTCAAAGCAAGATTAATTAATAAATCTAGTAGCCCAGTCAAAGTCGACATTAGTGCACAGACGGCGATTACGAACACGAATGGGGTCATTGACTACGCTAGTAAGACGACCAATACTGAAAAATCATTACAGTATAGCTTACAAGAAATAGTGAAAGTTCCGAAGCAAGTTACTATTCCGGCTAATGGAAAAATTACGGTCCCAATTCAAATTCACATGCCAACGGGCAAGTTAAAAGGTGTCATGGCTGGTGGCATTATGTTTCGCCAAGTGAATGAAGGGGCAACTGCCCAAAGCAAAGACAGTGTTGCGATTGTTAACCAATACGCGTTCACAACTGCCTTGCTGATACGTCAATCGGAAAAGCTTTATCAGCCGAATTTGGTATTAACGGGTATCAATGCCAACCAGATTAACTTGCGCAACGTAATTTCATTGAATTTTGTGAATAATCAACCAGCATTTTTAAACCATTTAGAAATCAATTCAAAAATCACGAAGCAAAATTCTGATAAGGCTGTCTACAATACACGGGTTCAAGGGATGCAAATGGCGCCCAATACAAAGTTTGCGTTCCCAATTCGATTGGAAGATAAGAAGTTGGTTGCTGGTGCGTATACGGCGCACATCGTGGCTTACGGAATGCCAGCTAAAGATGGTAAATATCGAGATGCTGATGGGCAAAAATATGCGGCAAAATGGACATTTACGAAAAATTTTGTAATTACGCAAGATAAAGCCAATGATTTGAACCGGAAATCAGTGGCAACAGCACATTACCCATGGTGGTTGTACGCACTGGTAGCAGCGGTCGTCGTGTTAATCGTGTCATTGAGTATTGCAGTCGTTCTGTTATTGAAACGCAATAAGAAAAACTAA
- a CDS encoding WxL domain-containing protein gives MKKTLTTIAIALLTVSLALPATGAFADETATTQATTATVGIEGGTLTLDKASDIDFGTGHKLSLLAQDYTAQNDIAAVVTDLTGSGAGWNLTVTQDGAFTNEKGATLAGAEISLPAGTVSSKSNGAAGATNVARLAPNAAVDVVDNSAALKNADEYTATIAGADTHLTIPAGAITNSGTYTTSLTWNVVAGPNDSAK, from the coding sequence ATGAAAAAAACATTAACAACTATTGCAATCGCTTTACTTACCGTAAGCTTGGCATTACCAGCAACTGGCGCATTTGCAGATGAAACAGCCACAACTCAAGCCACAACAGCAACTGTTGGAATCGAAGGTGGCACATTGACTTTGGATAAAGCCAGCGATATTGACTTTGGTACTGGACACAAGCTTAGTTTGCTTGCCCAAGATTACACAGCCCAAAATGATATTGCAGCTGTCGTAACTGATTTGACTGGTAGCGGTGCTGGCTGGAACTTGACTGTAACGCAAGATGGCGCCTTTACTAATGAAAAAGGTGCTACTTTAGCAGGTGCCGAAATTTCATTACCTGCTGGTACAGTTAGTTCTAAGTCAAACGGTGCTGCCGGTGCCACCAATGTCGCGCGCTTGGCACCCAATGCTGCAGTTGATGTCGTTGACAATTCAGCAGCTTTGAAAAATGCGGATGAATATACCGCTACCATCGCTGGTGCAGATACACACTTAACAATCCCAGCTGGTGCAATTACTAACTCAGGTACTTACACAACAAGTCTCACTTGGAACGTTGTTGCAGGACCAAATGATTCAGCTAAGTAG
- a CDS encoding DUF3329 domain-containing protein: protein MKLSKKVTLPLRIFTGFILLVSIYLLFKQLNDLVGYIADDYLSHFMYQGEWPTGTPAHINNWGDLNRSIIYYASHFNGQFVAQYFVQIFMQMPKAVFNVINSLMYLGLGLLINVHVFGRLKNLRVGYLFVTYAMLWFVLPDWGASILWLTGGINYLWMAVLYLLFILPYRFNHQFKHVNWATIGMLLAGFVIGSTIKTAIPTVLLVTLLLTISDRHESQSTWKWAGIAGMVAGFINLLVHGVGQAAHGALWQSILTLSMPLIIAVFLLIAYLVFLQRKLELPIIAQNLKIARLYLTGTLLGILMLATTSNITARSFFTPNILLLIAFLSLLYAHTPVNPQASLDKWFPFAVAAVMAFYVIPSYDDAIRQNTPLHNVDYTAQQQIKQSRQIKQKFIDTPGMPPVTSSYAYTLHEAYLISGKPEKQWFNTWMAQYYNLDYVNVDNRVRIQIAPQNKNALDWQLYRGLTNFHTATVNLVHKPKTSVNIGARTAKLLYVNQKNQILGQTTIKGKIGSVTDVSQIAMPGYVIDGSALRYYTFTAAKHQQRRIHVLPMPVSKGAAPKHEMLRTAQLLYVDQGKHVVKREPITGYVGGDFDISNASVPGYTTDAKTPKKYTFTKAKHQTFRIKVRKTPVLGKAVIEYTLASGKVVATEPINGPVGSKMSLAGAATAGYQTLPNNKLTYKFTTKQHQVIKMNVLGAPQTAQLTFVNNKGTVVAKQTVWAETGDSTNIIPPAKFKLAHNQVNQVKLTPQGLTPATVLVQPRSFLGQFVHNTKAFWITIGTLVFIIVDLIGFYCLKKRELPLTEETLD from the coding sequence ATGAAACTCAGTAAAAAGGTAACTTTGCCGTTACGAATTTTTACCGGATTTATCTTACTTGTCAGCATTTATCTACTGTTTAAGCAACTGAATGATTTGGTTGGTTATATTGCTGACGATTACTTATCGCATTTTATGTATCAGGGAGAATGGCCAACTGGTACCCCTGCTCATATTAATAATTGGGGTGATTTGAATCGTTCCATTATTTACTATGCTTCACATTTCAACGGCCAATTTGTCGCCCAATATTTTGTCCAAATTTTCATGCAAATGCCTAAAGCCGTCTTTAATGTGATTAATTCGCTCATGTACTTAGGTTTAGGCCTGTTAATCAATGTGCACGTCTTTGGCCGATTAAAGAACTTGCGCGTGGGCTATTTATTTGTAACTTATGCGATGCTGTGGTTTGTTTTACCAGACTGGGGCGCGTCAATTCTCTGGCTAACGGGTGGTATTAATTACCTGTGGATGGCCGTGCTTTACCTACTATTCATACTCCCCTACCGTTTTAATCACCAATTTAAACACGTTAACTGGGCCACTATTGGTATGCTACTCGCTGGTTTTGTCATTGGCTCAACTATCAAAACTGCCATACCCACTGTGCTCCTCGTTACCCTACTCCTGACAATTAGTGACCGACATGAAAGTCAATCAACTTGGAAATGGGCTGGTATCGCCGGCATGGTAGCTGGTTTTATTAATTTACTTGTCCATGGGGTCGGTCAAGCAGCACACGGTGCGCTTTGGCAGTCTATCTTAACGCTATCAATGCCCCTCATTATTGCAGTCTTCCTACTGATTGCCTACTTAGTATTTTTGCAACGGAAACTCGAACTACCAATTATTGCCCAAAATCTTAAAATTGCTCGGTTATATTTAACCGGTACGTTGCTTGGTATTCTTATGTTAGCTACGACCTCCAACATAACTGCGCGGTCATTTTTCACCCCAAACATCTTATTGTTAATTGCGTTTCTTTCATTGTTATATGCGCATACCCCAGTGAATCCCCAAGCTTCTCTAGATAAGTGGTTTCCATTTGCGGTTGCCGCTGTAATGGCATTTTATGTTATTCCATCTTATGACGACGCAATCCGCCAAAATACACCGTTACACAACGTGGATTACACGGCGCAACAGCAGATCAAACAAAGTCGCCAGATTAAGCAGAAATTCATTGATACCCCGGGTATGCCACCGGTGACCAGTTCTTATGCTTACACTTTGCATGAAGCTTATCTAATTAGTGGTAAACCAGAAAAACAATGGTTCAATACTTGGATGGCGCAATACTACAATCTTGATTACGTTAATGTTGATAACCGTGTGCGTATCCAGATTGCCCCACAAAACAAAAATGCATTGGATTGGCAGCTATACCGCGGGTTAACTAATTTCCATACCGCGACCGTTAATTTAGTTCATAAACCTAAAACCTCAGTTAATATTGGTGCCCGTACCGCGAAGTTGCTATACGTTAATCAAAAAAATCAAATCCTTGGGCAAACCACGATCAAGGGCAAAATTGGTTCCGTGACCGACGTTAGTCAAATAGCCATGCCAGGCTACGTTATCGATGGTAGTGCGCTACGTTATTACACCTTTACAGCAGCTAAACATCAGCAACGCCGAATTCATGTATTGCCGATGCCCGTAAGTAAAGGTGCTGCTCCCAAACACGAAATGCTACGAACAGCGCAATTACTCTACGTTGATCAAGGCAAACACGTCGTTAAACGTGAACCTATTACCGGTTATGTTGGTGGCGACTTTGACATTAGTAACGCTAGTGTACCAGGTTATACTACTGATGCTAAAACACCGAAAAAGTACACGTTCACTAAAGCCAAGCACCAAACGTTCCGCATCAAAGTCCGCAAAACACCCGTTCTTGGCAAGGCTGTTATTGAATATACGCTTGCTAGTGGTAAAGTTGTTGCCACCGAACCAATCAATGGGCCAGTTGGTTCCAAGATGAGCCTAGCTGGCGCCGCAACTGCGGGCTACCAGACGTTGCCAAACAACAAGCTGACCTACAAGTTCACCACTAAGCAACATCAAGTTATCAAAATGAACGTGTTAGGGGCGCCACAAACCGCGCAACTAACTTTTGTTAACAATAAAGGTACCGTCGTTGCCAAACAAACTGTGTGGGCCGAAACTGGGGATTCCACAAACATTATTCCACCTGCAAAGTTTAAGTTAGCGCACAATCAAGTCAACCAAGTGAAATTGACGCCACAAGGTCTGACACCCGCAACGGTGCTCGTGCAACCACGCTCATTCCTTGGTCAGTTCGTCCATAACACTAAAGCATTTTGGATAACTATTGGTACGCTAGTCTTCATTATTGTTGACTTAATCGGCTTCTACTGCCTTAAGAAACGTGAACTACCGTTGACTGAGGAAACATTGGATTGA
- a CDS encoding SpaA isopeptide-forming pilin-related protein codes for MKMFSRMANLFSTAVIVGQIVVSGIGGVVQAAETTEASTPVTTIVAPAASKDATSEVATTSSSVASSVESSSSAPATSTSLISGSQTSTSESTSTAKKSPVKAAKSVTATSSSDDNAKNDAKVQDITDQFDLPKGSKVIEHADGSLTVTLPAGADFTSSMKAQFAKYNQVDVETKDADRAGQDITTLAGAEGLPIADGHPTLFTTATLKTADGKNLTADNPIKLGDKLTLAYSFDLPDELRKNMVAGDYFNFDIPAELKTTTDISIPLSQGNTQFATLTLAAGSTTGKITFTDAVKSLTQISGFANMSLVINDKVITKPGTPTIVIPYVKGPISVTPTVVMENGALVEKQFTKNTATFPANPMLTWKITINENLAALTGGKLTEALPQATSKFTVDKIVEADVDLSGKITEGTTDVKSQFTVSGISGDYKAPTATVTLPASTNKAYVMYVTTEIDQMSILENNLSSNFTNKATMNATVNGKNVSLPASATTTLAQKYQPMVTKTNAAFKTGATPGTGTVDWTIKFNPDNLPLPAASAGLTDTYGTNDKVKQSIKNGTFVIKPSSGGTPLVAGTDYQITESGTGINITFLKDVNQALDITYTTAVTGVAPGVDVSNGLKWKNAESVSHATVTGSGIVKKWNEDTVNLANHTVDWTIDVNAAKAPLLNWKVTDTLGNSTYTDLSKLTVKDVTTGKVLTRDTDYTLTDNGGSFVITYSKPTSDAFQIAYQAQWALGQKQTNTALYDYATVDGDGEIKANTDFKPLDMPKTEIDKSGSYASPKDKTITWTVDWNTQKWHTVDGKNQIPMGKDVKITDTVSDDQEYVAGSARLVASDGSSTAGLVSYDDATKTLTVTGDKLDGSIAIYTLTYQTKAVAAKNTLPGTDVVNALPGNEITNTAHYHDVKGDIPQDTDVTASLPATTVESFVQKTGAVDNSKASLAGAPFINWILDVNPDDLFLQNVMIKDDNWQNIQLVAGTIKVTDASGKTVPSSEYTLDTAQQYFVLHFVNDVTKNYKVTYQTNTPGLNSDPGTGWTATNDVNITGDNIIQGLPPLTKNIKVTTPDNFGGAKGLYYDLNVTKKGARTKKVLAGAEFSLYNKDNQLVNKATTGIDGVAHFTHLLPGDYVIKETQAPKGYSTGDDVPVTLGAKGDSTTKQVTYTDTEFGDLIVTKADSVYNQIGLLGATYALLDSKGNPVYVPKLDADGDDPLVVNGKQVYETDEDGNPVPMVATTDENGQLTFKKIASGNYQLKEITAPDDYQLNTTNVKVIFSTSAVLQTPQLVTDVLKTGQVTLTKTDFKNNNQPVSGAVYTLQNQAGKVIMQADGKTPVTGTTDKDGNLIITDIAPGDYQLVETTAPKNYLLDAIPQKFTIVRSQAVPAVPHIDVTDKQIPGSVAFTKLDAQTDLPVEGAIFKLVDENGDAIVDNDGNTVAPTDSDADTNVLPDTYTTDAKGQITVANLTPGDYKFIEVTPADGYVMDDTPQSFTIVPSQAKSLMMKMYNQETPGTVELTKTDAQTGDPVDGALFKVIATGDETKTAITDIDGTKLINLETKNGGKLYVGNLLPGKYSLIETKAPSGYELDTTAVDFEVKLNQVGTIKVTKTNAETPGSVVLTKVDAQTGASGAAFDGVEFKLLDATGEPAKDAQGNLIDTPLITKDGGQLTVNNLLPGEYQFVETKAPVGYDLSDKPVKFKIEFNQETTADVEFANQETPGTVILTKTDAQTKQVIAGAEFKVFDADNKIVIDATGAELKDLLTDEAGQLKITTLFPGDYQLVETKAAPGYILDETPIDFVIDFNQTDAVKKTMTNEETPGSVVLTKTDAQTKQIIAGAQFKVVDQDNNVVTNVKGTELQDLTTNENGQIQVDNLLPGKYSFIETKAVTGYVLDETPVDFEISLNQAESTQVTKTNAETPGSVQLMKTDAQTGKAVANAEFKLVDENGELATDASGKQLATFTTDKTGKIVVDNLLPGNYSFVEVKAPAGYDLDKTPVKVNVAFDQQTPAQVAMTNNQTAGSVVLTKRDSKTKATLANAVFELRNTTGVIKRGLKTNSHGQLKVDDLLPGKYTFVETKAPKGYVLSKKAVKFTIVFNQETAVQVTKLNKLVKVSKVLGRKHTNRKTPTNKMPNDKTPNDKTPNGKTPNGKTPTDKTPKVTGDGNDGDKPNRNAKPKHAAKRGTVNETHPSTPAERKAELARLNSYTQLTTLQRARLAELKTQVAKDDALAEAKRQAEGKLGANNQRKIQQTGFENGINWLGVIGGVSLLSLAVWQLRRKQ; via the coding sequence ATGAAAATGTTTAGTAGAATGGCTAATTTGTTCTCGACAGCTGTGATTGTCGGACAAATCGTAGTCTCAGGGATTGGTGGCGTCGTGCAAGCTGCCGAAACAACCGAGGCAAGCACGCCGGTGACCACTATTGTGGCACCGGCAGCAAGTAAAGATGCTACAAGCGAAGTAGCTACCACGAGTTCAAGTGTTGCAAGTTCAGTTGAGAGTTCATCAAGTGCGCCAGCAACTAGTACTTCATTGATTAGCGGTAGTCAAACGAGCACGAGTGAATCCACAAGTACGGCTAAAAAGTCACCTGTCAAAGCAGCGAAGTCGGTCACGGCAACAAGCTCAAGTGACGACAATGCTAAAAATGATGCAAAAGTTCAAGACATCACAGATCAATTTGACTTGCCTAAGGGTTCAAAGGTAATTGAACATGCAGATGGCTCATTAACAGTGACGTTGCCTGCCGGTGCTGACTTTACCAGTAGTATGAAGGCTCAGTTTGCTAAGTACAATCAAGTTGATGTTGAGACTAAGGATGCCGACCGAGCGGGGCAAGATATTACCACCTTAGCGGGAGCTGAGGGATTACCAATTGCTGATGGCCATCCAACTTTGTTTACGACCGCCACGTTGAAAACTGCTGATGGCAAGAATTTGACAGCTGATAATCCGATTAAACTAGGTGATAAGCTGACATTGGCATATTCATTTGATTTACCGGATGAATTACGGAAAAACATGGTTGCTGGGGATTATTTTAATTTTGACATTCCAGCAGAATTAAAAACGACAACGGATATTTCAATTCCGCTATCACAAGGTAATACACAATTTGCAACGTTAACGCTTGCGGCGGGCTCAACTACTGGGAAGATTACGTTTACAGACGCCGTGAAGTCATTGACGCAAATTTCTGGTTTTGCGAATATGTCATTGGTAATCAACGATAAAGTAATTACTAAGCCCGGTACTCCAACAATTGTAATTCCTTATGTTAAAGGACCTATCAGCGTGACCCCAACTGTGGTTATGGAGAACGGGGCCTTAGTAGAAAAGCAATTCACAAAAAATACGGCAACATTTCCAGCTAACCCAATGCTAACGTGGAAAATTACGATTAACGAAAATTTAGCAGCGTTAACAGGTGGTAAGTTAACGGAAGCGTTGCCACAAGCAACTAGCAAATTCACCGTCGATAAAATTGTCGAAGCTGATGTCGATTTGAGCGGTAAAATTACCGAGGGAACAACTGACGTTAAGTCACAATTTACGGTGAGCGGTATAAGTGGTGATTACAAGGCGCCAACTGCGACAGTTACGTTACCAGCATCAACAAATAAAGCTTACGTGATGTATGTGACGACTGAAATTGATCAAATGTCAATTTTAGAAAATAACTTATCATCAAATTTCACTAATAAAGCAACGATGAATGCTACCGTAAATGGGAAGAATGTTTCATTGCCAGCTTCAGCAACAACAACTTTGGCACAAAAATACCAGCCAATGGTAACCAAGACGAATGCCGCCTTTAAAACGGGGGCAACCCCAGGAACAGGGACCGTTGACTGGACAATTAAGTTTAATCCAGATAACTTACCTTTACCGGCAGCGTCAGCGGGATTAACAGATACGTATGGTACAAATGATAAAGTGAAGCAAAGTATTAAAAATGGGACTTTCGTGATTAAGCCTAGTAGTGGTGGCACGCCTTTGGTTGCTGGCACCGACTACCAAATTACGGAATCTGGTACGGGAATTAACATCACCTTCTTAAAAGATGTCAATCAGGCTTTGGACATTACTTATACAACTGCTGTGACTGGGGTTGCCCCCGGCGTTGATGTTAGCAATGGTTTGAAGTGGAAGAATGCAGAAAGCGTTTCACATGCCACGGTTACTGGCAGTGGGATTGTTAAGAAGTGGAATGAAGATACCGTTAATTTGGCTAATCACACGGTCGATTGGACGATTGATGTTAACGCAGCGAAAGCACCGTTATTGAATTGGAAAGTTACGGATACATTGGGTAACAGCACATACACGGATTTGAGCAAATTAACGGTTAAAGACGTGACAACGGGCAAAGTATTAACTCGTGATACGGATTATACTTTGACTGATAATGGTGGTTCATTTGTAATCACGTATAGCAAACCTACTAGTGACGCATTCCAAATTGCTTATCAAGCACAATGGGCATTAGGGCAAAAACAAACAAATACCGCTCTTTATGATTATGCAACTGTTGATGGGGATGGCGAGATTAAGGCCAATACTGATTTCAAGCCGTTAGACATGCCCAAGACAGAAATTGATAAAAGCGGGAGTTATGCCTCACCGAAGGATAAAACAATCACGTGGACGGTCGACTGGAACACCCAGAAGTGGCACACCGTGGATGGTAAGAACCAGATTCCGATGGGTAAAGATGTCAAAATTACCGACACGGTTAGTGATGACCAAGAATATGTTGCTGGCAGTGCCAGGCTGGTAGCGAGTGATGGTTCAAGTACGGCTGGGTTAGTGAGTTATGACGACGCCACGAAGACCTTAACGGTGACTGGTGACAAGTTAGACGGCAGTATTGCGATCTACACATTAACTTACCAAACCAAGGCGGTGGCCGCCAAAAACACATTGCCAGGGACTGATGTTGTTAATGCCTTACCGGGTAATGAAATTACTAACACGGCGCATTATCACGATGTGAAGGGTGATATTCCACAAGATACCGATGTCACTGCCAGCTTACCAGCAACGACAGTGGAAAGTTTTGTGCAAAAAACTGGTGCAGTTGATAATAGTAAAGCGAGCCTTGCTGGGGCACCATTTATCAACTGGATCTTGGATGTTAATCCGGATGATTTGTTCTTGCAAAATGTAATGATTAAGGATGATAACTGGCAAAATATCCAATTGGTAGCAGGAACAATCAAGGTGACTGACGCTAGTGGTAAAACTGTGCCAAGCAGTGAATATACGCTAGACACGGCCCAACAGTACTTTGTTCTGCATTTTGTTAACGATGTCACGAAAAATTATAAAGTGACTTATCAAACGAACACTCCCGGCTTGAATTCTGATCCCGGAACTGGTTGGACGGCGACCAATGATGTTAACATCACCGGTGATAACATTATTCAAGGTTTACCACCATTGACGAAAAATATTAAAGTGACGACACCGGATAACTTTGGTGGCGCGAAGGGATTGTACTACGATTTAAATGTCACGAAAAAAGGTGCCCGCACGAAAAAAGTTTTAGCAGGTGCTGAATTTAGTTTATATAATAAAGACAATCAACTGGTGAACAAAGCGACAACTGGAATTGATGGTGTCGCGCATTTTACCCACTTATTGCCTGGGGATTATGTGATTAAGGAAACACAGGCGCCTAAAGGTTACTCAACTGGTGATGATGTGCCAGTAACACTAGGTGCTAAAGGCGACAGTACAACCAAGCAAGTTACGTACACTGATACTGAATTTGGTGATTTGATTGTCACTAAGGCTGACAGTGTGTATAACCAGATTGGCTTGCTAGGTGCGACGTATGCCCTGCTTGATAGTAAAGGGAATCCAGTCTATGTACCAAAACTTGATGCAGATGGGGATGACCCACTAGTTGTGAATGGTAAGCAAGTTTATGAAACTGATGAAGATGGCAACCCAGTACCAATGGTTGCTACAACTGATGAAAATGGTCAGTTAACATTCAAAAAGATTGCCTCTGGTAATTATCAATTGAAAGAAATCACAGCACCAGATGATTATCAATTGAACACAACTAATGTAAAGGTGATTTTCTCAACGTCTGCAGTTTTACAAACGCCACAATTAGTGACGGATGTCTTGAAGACGGGTCAAGTTACTTTGACAAAAACGGATTTCAAGAATAATAACCAACCAGTTAGCGGAGCGGTTTATACCCTCCAAAATCAGGCTGGCAAGGTTATTATGCAGGCGGATGGTAAAACACCAGTGACCGGAACTACGGACAAAGATGGTAATTTAATAATTACGGATATTGCTCCCGGAGATTATCAATTAGTTGAAACCACCGCACCAAAGAATTATTTGCTTGATGCGATACCCCAAAAATTCACGATTGTCCGCAGTCAAGCTGTACCAGCCGTACCGCACATTGATGTGACGGACAAGCAAATTCCAGGGAGTGTTGCTTTCACCAAGTTGGATGCGCAAACTGATTTACCAGTGGAGGGTGCAATCTTCAAGTTAGTTGATGAAAATGGTGATGCGATTGTTGATAATGACGGTAATACTGTTGCCCCAACTGATAGCGATGCGGATACGAATGTATTACCTGATACGTACACAACTGATGCAAAGGGTCAAATCACGGTGGCTAACTTAACCCCGGGTGATTACAAGTTTATCGAAGTAACGCCAGCCGATGGTTACGTGATGGATGACACACCACAATCATTTACGATTGTGCCAAGTCAGGCTAAGTCACTTATGATGAAGATGTATAACCAAGAAACTCCAGGGACAGTTGAGTTAACGAAGACGGATGCACAGACTGGTGATCCAGTGGATGGTGCTTTGTTCAAAGTAATTGCCACTGGTGATGAAACGAAAACTGCAATTACTGACATTGACGGTACCAAATTAATTAATTTGGAAACCAAAAACGGTGGTAAGTTGTATGTTGGTAACTTGTTGCCCGGGAAGTACAGCTTAATTGAAACTAAAGCTCCGTCCGGTTATGAATTAGACACAACCGCGGTTGATTTTGAAGTCAAGCTGAATCAAGTTGGAACTATCAAGGTTACAAAGACGAATGCTGAAACACCGGGAAGTGTGGTCTTGACGAAAGTTGATGCCCAAACTGGTGCGTCTGGTGCTGCATTTGATGGGGTAGAATTCAAACTTCTTGATGCCACCGGCGAGCCGGCAAAAGACGCCCAAGGTAACTTGATTGACACGCCGTTGATAACTAAAGATGGTGGTCAATTGACAGTTAATAATCTGTTACCAGGTGAATATCAATTCGTTGAAACTAAAGCACCAGTTGGCTACGATTTGAGTGATAAGCCGGTTAAATTCAAGATTGAGTTTAATCAAGAAACTACGGCAGATGTTGAATTTGCTAATCAAGAAACGCCAGGCACGGTGATTTTAACTAAAACAGATGCTCAAACTAAGCAAGTCATTGCTGGTGCGGAGTTTAAGGTGTTTGATGCAGATAATAAAATTGTAATCGATGCAACCGGAGCAGAACTTAAAGACTTGTTAACTGATGAAGCTGGTCAGTTGAAGATTACGACTTTGTTCCCTGGAGATTATCAATTAGTAGAAACGAAGGCCGCACCGGGGTATATTCTCGATGAGACACCAATTGATTTTGTAATCGACTTCAATCAGACTGACGCAGTTAAAAAGACAATGACCAATGAAGAAACACCAGGTTCAGTGGTGTTAACCAAGACGGATGCCCAAACCAAGCAAATTATTGCTGGTGCACAGTTTAAAGTTGTTGATCAAGACAATAATGTGGTGACAAACGTTAAGGGTACGGAATTGCAAGATTTGACAACTAATGAAAATGGTCAAATTCAAGTTGACAATTTGCTCCCCGGGAAGTACAGCTTCATTGAAACTAAAGCAGTAACTGGTTATGTTCTTGATGAAACACCAGTTGATTTTGAAATTAGTCTTAATCAAGCTGAATCTACGCAAGTTACGAAGACAAATGCTGAAACGCCAGGAAGTGTTCAGTTAATGAAGACCGATGCGCAAACGGGTAAAGCCGTTGCAAATGCAGAATTCAAGTTAGTTGATGAAAATGGTGAGTTAGCAACGGATGCCAGCGGCAAGCAATTAGCGACATTTACGACCGATAAAACCGGTAAAATAGTCGTTGATAACTTGTTGCCGGGTAATTACAGTTTTGTTGAAGTTAAAGCGCCAGCTGGGTATGATTTGGATAAGACCCCCGTTAAGGTGAATGTTGCGTTCGATCAACAAACACCGGCACAGGTAGCAATGACAAACAATCAAACTGCTGGTAGTGTCGTGTTAACAAAACGCGACTCAAAGACGAAGGCGACACTTGCCAATGCAGTCTTTGAATTACGGAATACTACCGGTGTTATCAAACGTGGATTAAAAACTAATTCACATGGTCAGTTAAAAGTTGATGATTTACTTCCTGGTAAGTATACTTTTGTTGAAACTAAGGCACCTAAGGGTTACGTCTTAAGTAAAAAAGCAGTGAAGTTTACAATTGTTTTCAACCAAGAAACGGCGGTGCAAGTAACGAAGTTGAACAAACTCGTGAAAGTTTCCAAGGTTCTTGGACGCAAACATACGAACCGGAAAACACCAACTAATAAGATGCCAAACGACAAGACACCAAACGACAAGACACCAAACGGTAAAACACCAAATGGCAAGACACCAACTGATAAAACACCTAAGGTAACTGGGGATGGTAACGATGGGGATAAACCTAATCGAAATGCGAAGCCAAAGCATGCGGCAAAACGTGGCACGGTGAATGAAACGCATCCATCAACCCCAGCGGAACGGAAGGCAGAATTGGCTCGGTTGAATTCTTACACGCAATTAACGACTTTACAACGTGCGCGACTCGCTGAGTTGAAAACACAAGTTGCTAAGGATGATGCATTAGCTGAAGCTAAGCGCCAAGCTGAAGGTAAATTAGGTGCTAATAATCAACGTAAAATCCAACAAACTGGTTTTGAAAATGGAATCAATTGGTTGGGCGTGATTGGCGGTGTTAGCTTGTTAAGCTTAGCAGTCTGGCAATTACGACGTAAGCAGTAG